In Bacteroidota bacterium, the following are encoded in one genomic region:
- a CDS encoding RNA methyltransferase: protein MLGRERLKRLAALKEKKYRRRYGRFLVEGPHLIQELAMSDWPVEWLLLTPDRAKDPALRQARRKLEGRGASVALLSEADMARLSEVATSQGVVAVCPLPDRSWSQKQLASWRRVLLLDGLGDPGNVGAIIRTAAWFGWDAVLLGPGSADPYNPKAVRASMGGLFFVPVYEVSLEEALEALLTHDVALWAAVAEGGRPLGEGVPVPERVALLIGSEAAGIRPQWLKRAHARVCIPRLGRGVESLNAAVAAGILLAYLSGLGPKTSAG from the coding sequence ATGCTGGGCCGAGAGCGCTTAAAGCGGCTAGCCGCGCTAAAGGAGAAGAAGTATCGTCGGCGCTACGGCCGGTTTCTGGTCGAAGGCCCTCATCTGATCCAAGAGCTGGCCATGTCGGACTGGCCCGTGGAGTGGCTACTCCTTACGCCCGATCGCGCCAAGGATCCGGCCCTCAGGCAGGCGCGGCGCAAGCTGGAGGGCCGCGGCGCTTCGGTGGCCTTGCTTTCGGAGGCGGATATGGCCCGTCTTTCGGAGGTCGCGACCAGCCAAGGCGTCGTAGCCGTCTGTCCGCTTCCGGATCGCTCCTGGAGCCAGAAGCAGCTCGCAAGCTGGCGGCGGGTGCTCCTGTTGGATGGGCTCGGAGATCCGGGCAACGTGGGGGCGATCATACGCACAGCGGCCTGGTTTGGCTGGGATGCCGTTTTGCTGGGGCCGGGCTCGGCCGATCCCTACAACCCCAAGGCGGTGCGGGCGAGCATGGGCGGTTTGTTTTTCGTGCCCGTCTACGAGGTTTCTTTGGAGGAAGCGCTAGAGGCCCTATTAACGCACGATGTGGCCCTCTGGGCGGCTGTGGCGGAGGGAGGAAGGCCCCTTGGGGAGGGGGTGCCCGTGCCGGAGCGCGTGGCGCTGCTAATCGGCTCAGAGGCCGCAGGGATACGACCGCAGTGGCTTAAGAGGGCTCATGCGCGCGTCTGCATCCCGCGCCTGGGCCGCGGGGTCGAGTCCCTCAATGCGGCCGTGGCAGCGGGCATTCTGCTGGCCTATCTCAGCGGCCTGGGCCCCAAAACCAGCGCAGGCTGA
- a CDS encoding amidohydrolase: MLRSWFVVLAVLGAVCSAEAQGRLARRPDPKADLEARVEALRPELVRLSDALWEYAETALREVRSAALLAETLERAGFRVERGVAGLPTAFVATYGSGRPVIGILAEYDALPGVGNAPKPEKAPRSDGVDSGHGCGHNLFGAACVVAAIALKEYMQAHNLSGTIKLFGCPAEETLVGKVYMAKEGLFSDLDAALEWHPGTETEVRNQPGRAMNNFVVEFFGQAAHASADPWNGRSALDAVELMNYAVNLLREHVRPSARIHYVISHGGGAPNVVPEYAKVWYYVRDTSRVAVEQLYERVLKCAEGAAVATGTRYKVTLLAGVHEYLLNRPLQEALYANLQRVGAPRFSEQDQAFARQLQRFLGLEEKGLSTAIKPLAPNPEPATGGSTDVAEVSWIAPTAGLSVATAAQLIPWHSWASTACHGTSIGHAGALVAAKVLALTGYDLLTQPRLLEAAKADFQRKTGGRPYRSPVPKDQKPPLEERP, from the coding sequence ATGCTGCGCTCATGGTTCGTCGTGCTAGCCGTTCTCGGAGCCGTTTGTTCCGCGGAAGCCCAAGGCCGACTTGCTAGGCGGCCAGATCCCAAGGCGGATTTAGAGGCCCGCGTAGAGGCGTTAAGGCCGGAGCTGGTGCGGCTTTCGGATGCGCTCTGGGAGTATGCGGAGACGGCACTTCGGGAGGTGCGTTCGGCTGCGCTGTTGGCCGAAACGCTCGAACGGGCCGGGTTTCGGGTAGAGCGCGGCGTCGCCGGTCTGCCCACGGCCTTCGTGGCCACTTACGGCAGCGGTCGGCCGGTGATCGGGATTCTGGCTGAATACGACGCCCTGCCCGGCGTGGGCAACGCCCCCAAGCCCGAGAAGGCGCCGCGCTCCGACGGGGTGGACTCCGGACACGGGTGCGGGCACAACCTCTTTGGGGCCGCCTGCGTGGTGGCGGCGATAGCCCTCAAAGAATATATGCAAGCGCACAACCTGTCCGGCACGATCAAACTCTTTGGCTGTCCGGCCGAAGAGACGCTGGTGGGCAAGGTGTACATGGCCAAAGAGGGGCTCTTTAGCGATCTCGACGCCGCGCTGGAATGGCATCCCGGCACCGAGACGGAGGTCCGCAATCAGCCCGGTCGTGCGATGAACAACTTTGTCGTGGAGTTTTTCGGACAGGCCGCGCACGCCTCCGCCGACCCCTGGAATGGTCGAAGCGCCCTGGACGCGGTGGAGCTCATGAACTACGCCGTCAACCTGCTGCGTGAACACGTGCGCCCCTCGGCCCGTATCCATTACGTGATCTCGCATGGAGGGGGGGCCCCTAATGTCGTGCCCGAATACGCCAAGGTTTGGTATTACGTGCGCGACACTTCTCGCGTGGCTGTAGAGCAGCTCTATGAGCGGGTGCTCAAGTGCGCCGAGGGGGCGGCTGTTGCCACGGGCACCCGCTACAAGGTCACGCTGCTTGCGGGGGTGCACGAATATCTGCTCAACCGGCCTCTACAGGAGGCCTTATACGCGAACCTGCAGCGGGTCGGGGCGCCCCGATTTAGCGAGCAGGATCAGGCCTTCGCGCGGCAGCTGCAGCGCTTTTTGGGGCTCGAAGAAAAGGGGCTCAGCACCGCAATCAAGCCGCTGGCCCCCAATCCGGAGCCCGCTACGGGGGGCTCAACCGATGTGGCGGAGGTGAGCTGGATCGCGCCCACGGCAGGCCTCAGCGTGGCCACGGCCGCGCAGCTCATCCCTTGGCATAGCTGGGCCTCCACGGCCTGTCACGGGACCTCGATTGGGCATGCGGGGGCGCTGGTGGCGGCCAAAGTTTTGGCCCTCACCGGATATGATCTATTGACGCAACCGCGGCTGCTTGAGGCAGCTAAGGCGGATTTTCAGCGCAAAACCGGAGGCCGACCCTATCGGTCGCCTGTGCCCAAGGATCAAAAGCCGCCTCTCGAGGAGCGCCCATAA
- a CDS encoding HAMP domain-containing histidine kinase, whose translation MRGSEPCSRFLPILGLWVLSWGATIGVHLWAYQRGADLALALFGGIFALGLVGSLLLWGAYTGADQVHPSRQGCFSESPNITEASEPDWAHWPVAVAIVDPHGRIERANAAARALKAGARHVQDWGLEDEQGRPLAGWISIGSASQSSIVGGMVFRRTADAQDRRWVAFLAPHARAGRWYLILAPTPQASASTALDTSEEGLQQRFLSLLSHEIRTPANVLVGYAEMLKREWGEPQNLFIREALEAIAQNSLRLVHTIESLLEIARLEAGEWRPSPRPVYADALLERLAGRYASLAQAKGLRWSLQLEAGPLPVRSDPDACRKVMESILENAIKFTERGGIAVRTRRRGANWELSVQDTGIGIAPQVLQRLGEPFRQGHEGLSRPYEGLGLGLALAHRLVRLTGGELEIRSQSGVGTTVWVRWPLLTPRPIPEGVCLRGCRVLLYDPDPRRPGWLAALLERVQAEVLRVQTLEAFWEALGRGGFDVCVVNLAPMEQGSWERFLERIQTLRALPLVAVAPLRGEADRRTLWGLGCSGAIDISQSGIELGREVMSCWLAAS comes from the coding sequence ATGCGTGGTTCCGAGCCTTGCAGCCGTTTCCTCCCGATCCTCGGGCTTTGGGTTTTATCCTGGGGGGCCACGATCGGGGTACACTTATGGGCTTATCAGCGGGGGGCTGATCTCGCTCTTGCCCTCTTCGGTGGGATCTTCGCCTTGGGACTGGTGGGCTCCCTGCTGCTGTGGGGCGCATATACCGGCGCAGATCAGGTACACCCGTCTCGGCAGGGGTGCTTTTCTGAATCCCCCAACATAACGGAGGCTTCTGAACCCGACTGGGCGCATTGGCCTGTAGCAGTGGCTATAGTGGACCCCCACGGCCGTATCGAGAGGGCCAACGCCGCTGCGCGGGCCCTTAAGGCCGGGGCCCGGCATGTACAAGATTGGGGGCTAGAGGATGAACAAGGACGACCTTTGGCGGGCTGGATAAGCATCGGTTCCGCCTCCCAAAGCTCAATCGTAGGGGGGATGGTATTTCGGCGTACTGCAGATGCCCAAGACCGCCGTTGGGTTGCCTTCCTCGCTCCGCACGCCCGGGCTGGACGTTGGTATCTGATTTTAGCTCCGACACCCCAAGCCTCCGCCTCCACGGCGCTCGATACGTCGGAGGAAGGCCTTCAGCAACGGTTTTTGAGTCTGCTATCCCACGAGATCCGCACCCCGGCCAACGTGCTCGTGGGCTACGCCGAGATGCTCAAGCGCGAATGGGGGGAACCGCAGAACCTCTTCATACGGGAGGCTTTAGAGGCGATCGCGCAAAACAGCTTGCGCTTGGTGCACACGATCGAGAGCCTGCTGGAGATTGCGCGTTTGGAAGCGGGAGAGTGGCGTCCCAGCCCTAGGCCGGTCTATGCCGATGCGTTGTTAGAGCGCCTCGCGGGTCGTTACGCCTCGCTGGCCCAGGCCAAGGGTTTGCGATGGTCTTTGCAGCTAGAGGCCGGTCCGTTGCCCGTGCGGTCGGACCCAGATGCGTGTCGGAAGGTGATGGAATCCATCCTTGAGAACGCGATCAAGTTTACCGAGCGGGGAGGTATCGCTGTGCGCACACGTCGACGGGGGGCCAACTGGGAGCTCAGCGTGCAGGATACCGGCATCGGCATCGCTCCGCAGGTGCTGCAGCGTTTGGGGGAGCCTTTCCGTCAAGGGCATGAGGGCCTGTCCCGGCCTTACGAGGGACTGGGCCTGGGCCTGGCGCTCGCACACCGACTGGTGCGCCTTACGGGCGGGGAGCTGGAGATCCGTTCCCAGTCCGGCGTAGGCACGACCGTGTGGGTGCGCTGGCCGCTGCTCACCCCCAGGCCGATTCCGGAGGGCGTCTGTCTGCGAGGTTGCCGGGTGCTGCTATACGACCCAGATCCGCGTCGTCCAGGCTGGTTGGCCGCGCTCCTAGAGCGCGTGCAGGCCGAAGTGCTGCGGGTGCAGACGCTGGAGGCCTTTTGGGAGGCCCTGGGGCGGGGGGGGTTCGATGTGTGCGTGGTGAACTTGGCCCCGATGGAGCAAGGGAGCTGGGAGCGCTTTCTGGAACGGATTCAGACTCTGCGCGCCTTACCGCTTGTGGCGGTGGCTCCCCTTAGGGGAGAAGCCGATCGCCGCACCCTCTGGGGACTGGGGTGCTCCGGGGCGATAGACATCTCCCAGAGCGGAATCGAGCTCGGCCGCGAGGTTATGAGCTGTTGGCTAGCCGCTTCCTAG